A genomic segment from [Flavobacterium] thermophilum encodes:
- the mdeA_1 gene encoding Methionine gamma-lyase: MFWTQWKHGEMIAALVEEVERQIAPIHRRIDRIVDANQYRVLDSFRRHQVSDGHFIPSTGYGYDDIGRDTLDRIYADVFGAEAGLVRPQIISGTHAIAIALFGVLRPGDELLYITGAPYDTLEEIVGIRGRGVGSLKEFGIRYRSVPLAEDGSVDFQAVRGALHERTKMIGIQRSRGYATRPSFTVDEIAEMIAFVKAIKPDVVVFVDNCYGEFVEEKEPCHVGADLMAGSLIKNPGGGLAKTGGYIVGKQKYVEACAYRMTSPGIGAEVGPSLYALPEMYQGFFLAPHIVGQALKGAVFTAAMLERIGLSTSPSWKEKRTDLVQSVRFDDPEQMVAFCQAIQAASPVNAHFTPHPSEMPGYEDKVIMAAGTFVQGASIELTADGPLRPPYVAYVQGGLTYSHVKIAICSAVHRLLEQQLICL, from the coding sequence ATGTTTTGGACACAATGGAAACATGGGGAAATGATCGCTGCACTCGTTGAGGAAGTCGAACGGCAAATTGCGCCGATCCATCGGCGCATCGACCGGATTGTCGATGCGAACCAATATCGCGTGCTCGACAGTTTCCGCCGCCACCAAGTGAGCGACGGGCATTTCATTCCGTCGACCGGGTATGGCTATGACGATATCGGTCGCGATACGCTTGACCGCATTTACGCCGACGTATTCGGGGCGGAAGCGGGGCTTGTGCGCCCGCAAATCATCTCCGGCACGCACGCGATTGCCATCGCTTTGTTCGGCGTTTTGCGCCCGGGCGATGAACTGCTTTACATCACCGGCGCTCCGTACGATACGCTTGAGGAAATCGTTGGCATCCGCGGCCGCGGCGTCGGCTCGCTGAAAGAGTTCGGCATCCGCTACCGGAGCGTGCCGCTGGCGGAGGACGGTTCCGTTGACTTTCAAGCCGTTCGCGGCGCGCTCCACGAGCGGACGAAAATGATCGGCATTCAGCGCTCGCGCGGTTATGCGACACGTCCGTCGTTTACGGTGGATGAAATCGCGGAAATGATCGCTTTTGTCAAAGCGATTAAACCCGACGTCGTCGTGTTTGTCGACAACTGCTACGGCGAGTTTGTGGAGGAGAAAGAGCCGTGCCATGTCGGCGCCGACTTGATGGCTGGCTCGCTCATTAAAAACCCGGGCGGGGGCTTGGCGAAAACGGGCGGCTATATTGTCGGAAAGCAAAAATACGTCGAAGCATGCGCTTACCGGATGACCTCGCCGGGCATCGGAGCGGAAGTCGGTCCGTCACTGTATGCGTTGCCGGAGATGTACCAAGGGTTTTTCCTCGCCCCTCACATTGTCGGCCAGGCGCTCAAAGGAGCGGTGTTTACGGCGGCGATGCTCGAGCGCATCGGGCTTTCGACATCGCCGTCGTGGAAGGAGAAGCGCACGGACCTTGTGCAATCGGTCCGCTTTGACGATCCAGAACAAATGGTTGCTTTTTGTCAAGCCATCCAAGCCGCTTCTCCAGTCAACGCCCATTTTACCCCGCACCCAAGCGAGATGCCGGGCTATGAAGACAAAGTCATCATGGCGGCCGGCACGTTCGTGCAGGGCGCGAGCATCGAGCTGACGGCAGACGGGCCGCTGCGGCCCCCATATGTCGCCTACGTGCAAGGCGGGCTGACGTATTCACACGTCAAAATCGCCATTTGTTCAGCCGTCCACCGTCTGCTTGAGCAACAGCTCATTTGTTTGTGA
- the glnR gene encoding HTH-type transcriptional regulator glnR gives MSSHIRRSMPLFPIGIVMQLTDLSARQIRYYEEHGLVTPARTEGNRRLFSLNDIDRLLEIKDLIDQGVNLAGIKQIFAARQEGRHEQPEKVEKVGKPKLSDEELREILRTELLQAGRFQRASLRQGDLARFFH, from the coding sequence ATGAGCAGTCATATTCGTCGTTCCATGCCATTGTTTCCGATTGGGATCGTGATGCAGCTGACTGACTTATCCGCCCGCCAAATCCGCTATTACGAAGAGCACGGCCTCGTCACGCCGGCGCGCACGGAAGGCAACCGGCGGCTGTTTTCACTCAACGACATCGACCGTTTGCTCGAGATTAAAGACTTGATTGACCAAGGCGTAAACCTCGCCGGCATCAAGCAAATTTTCGCCGCCCGGCAAGAAGGGCGCCATGAGCAGCCGGAAAAGGTCGAAAAAGTGGGGAAACCGAAGCTGTCCGACGAGGAGTTGCGCGAGATTTTGCGGACGGAGCTGCTGCAGGCCGGACGGTTTCAGCGCGCATCGCTTCGCCAAGGAGATCTCGCTCGCTTCTTTCACTAA
- the glnA_1 gene encoding Glutamine synthetase, whose product MAKYTREDIMRIVKEENVKYIRLQFTDILGTIKNVEIPISQLEKALNNKMMFDGSSIEGFVRIEESDMYLYPDLDTFVIFPWTSEKGKVARFICDIYNADGTPFEGCPRYNLKRVLKEMEALGFTAFNLGAEPEFFLFKLDENGRPTMELNDRGGYFDLAPTDLGENCRRDIVLELEEMGFEIEASHHEVAPGQHEIDFKYAHAIKACDDIQTFKLVVKTIARKHGLHATFMPKPIFGINGSGMHCNLSLFRNNENAFFDPNGDLQLSDTARQFIAGVLKHAPNFTAVTNPTVNSYKRLVPGYEAPCYVAWSARNRSPLIRIPASRGMSTRIEVRSVDPAANPYLAMAVLLAAGLDGIRNKLTPPAPVDRNIYVMTKEERLEEGIVDLPATLIEALDNLKSDEVIVQALGKHLFEHFVEAKEIEWDMYRTTVHQWELDQYMELY is encoded by the coding sequence ATGGCAAAATATACGCGCGAAGACATTATGCGCATCGTCAAAGAAGAAAACGTCAAGTACATTCGCCTGCAATTCACCGATATTTTGGGGACGATCAAAAACGTCGAAATCCCGATCAGCCAACTTGAGAAAGCGCTCAATAATAAAATGATGTTTGACGGGTCTTCGATCGAGGGGTTTGTCCGCATCGAAGAATCGGACATGTATTTGTATCCGGATTTGGACACGTTTGTCATCTTCCCGTGGACATCGGAAAAAGGAAAAGTCGCCCGCTTTATTTGCGACATTTACAATGCGGACGGCACGCCGTTTGAAGGCTGCCCGCGCTACAATTTAAAGCGCGTGTTGAAAGAGATGGAAGCGCTCGGCTTTACGGCGTTCAACTTGGGAGCGGAACCGGAGTTTTTCCTCTTTAAGCTCGATGAAAATGGCCGTCCGACGATGGAACTGAACGACCGCGGCGGCTACTTCGACTTGGCGCCGACCGACTTAGGGGAAAACTGCCGGCGCGATATCGTGCTTGAGCTTGAGGAGATGGGCTTTGAAATTGAAGCGTCGCACCATGAAGTTGCCCCGGGCCAGCACGAGATCGATTTTAAATACGCCCATGCCATCAAAGCGTGCGACGACATTCAAACGTTTAAACTCGTTGTCAAAACGATCGCCCGCAAACATGGGCTGCATGCGACGTTTATGCCGAAGCCGATTTTTGGGATTAACGGTTCGGGAATGCACTGCAACTTGTCGCTGTTTCGCAACAACGAAAACGCCTTTTTTGATCCGAACGGCGATTTGCAGTTGAGCGATACGGCCCGGCAGTTTATTGCCGGCGTGTTGAAGCATGCGCCGAACTTTACAGCTGTCACCAACCCGACGGTCAACTCGTACAAGCGGCTTGTTCCGGGGTACGAGGCGCCATGTTATGTCGCCTGGTCGGCGCGCAACCGCAGCCCGCTCATCCGCATTCCGGCTTCGCGCGGCATGAGCACGCGCATTGAAGTGCGCAGCGTCGATCCGGCGGCGAACCCGTACTTGGCGATGGCCGTGCTGTTGGCGGCCGGGCTTGACGGCATTCGCAACAAGCTCACTCCTCCGGCGCCGGTTGACCGAAACATTTACGTCATGACGAAAGAAGAGCGGCTTGAAGAAGGCATTGTCGATTTGCCGGCCACGCTCATCGAAGCGCTCGACAATTTAAAATCGGACGAGGTGATCGTTCAAGCGCTCGGCAAACATTTGTTTGAGCACTTCGTCGAGGCGAAAGAAATCGAGTGGGATATGTACCGGACGACGGTTCATCAATGGGAATTGGATCAATATATGGAACTGTATTAA
- the lexA gene encoding LexA repressor, giving the protein MTKLSKRQQQILEFIKHEVKTKGYPPSVREIGEAVGLASSSTVHGHLARLESKGYIRRDPTKPRAIEILDSDAETAGKKEEIISVPIIGKVTAGQPITAVENIEDYFPLPKRLAAGEEQLFMLEVMGDSMIEAGILDGDYVIVRQQSSADNGDIVVAMTEENEATVKRFFKEKDHIRLQPENAHLEPIIVRDCTILGKVIGVYRLFD; this is encoded by the coding sequence ATGACAAAACTGTCCAAACGGCAGCAGCAAATTTTAGAGTTTATTAAGCACGAAGTGAAAACGAAAGGCTACCCCCCATCCGTCCGGGAGATTGGGGAAGCGGTCGGTCTGGCGTCGAGCTCCACTGTTCACGGCCACCTTGCGCGCCTGGAGAGCAAAGGATACATTCGCCGCGACCCAACCAAGCCGCGCGCCATTGAAATTTTGGACAGCGATGCGGAAACAGCGGGGAAAAAAGAGGAGATCATTTCCGTGCCGATCATCGGCAAAGTGACAGCCGGCCAGCCGATCACCGCGGTCGAAAACATCGAGGATTATTTTCCGCTGCCGAAGCGGCTCGCCGCCGGGGAGGAGCAGCTGTTTATGCTTGAAGTGATGGGCGACAGCATGATCGAAGCCGGCATTTTAGACGGCGACTACGTCATCGTCCGCCAGCAGTCTTCCGCCGATAACGGCGACATCGTTGTCGCCATGACGGAAGAGAATGAGGCGACGGTGAAGCGGTTTTTCAAAGAAAAGGACCATATCCGCCTGCAGCCGGAAAACGCCCACCTTGAGCCGATCATCGTTCGCGACTGCACCATTCTTGGCAAAGTGATCGGCGTGTATCGCCTGTTCGACTGA
- the yneA gene encoding Cell division suppressor protein YneA, whose amino-acid sequence MKKGLMHYVVFSVLLALMLAAFVYAGDPVDPNEYMTVTVASGDTLWGLARQYEEEHGLTPGEFIRWVVEVNHLSSPRLTAGEQIVIPVLKSKHGGSVAVNQ is encoded by the coding sequence ATGAAAAAAGGATTGATGCACTATGTCGTTTTTTCCGTCTTGCTCGCCCTGATGCTGGCTGCATTCGTTTACGCCGGCGATCCGGTCGATCCGAACGAATACATGACCGTAACGGTGGCTTCCGGCGACACGCTTTGGGGGTTGGCGAGGCAGTATGAAGAGGAGCATGGACTGACGCCGGGCGAGTTTATCCGCTGGGTGGTGGAGGTAAACCATCTGTCGAGCCCGCGCCTTACAGCAGGGGAACAAATCGTCATTCCTGTGTTAAAATCAAAGCATGGCGGCTCGGTGGCCGTCAATCAGTGA
- a CDS encoding multiple promoter invertase, with translation MRAVIYCRVSTDKAEQETSLARQRAELEKLAADCGFEVVKVIAEQASGYEADRDGVLELLSLCEEHQVDALLIQDETRLGRGHARMAVLHCLKKRGVKIYSASHRGEMPLSEADEMVLSIIAIVEEYQRKIHNAKIRRGMRRAVERGYRPDRNLTRRGENAGRDRVELPVEEIVRLRGHGLTFAEIAATLRSFGYEASKATVHRRYQEYMDGQQERH, from the coding sequence ATGAGGGCGGTCATTTACTGCCGCGTCAGCACGGACAAAGCGGAGCAGGAAACGTCGCTGGCCAGGCAGCGGGCCGAGCTCGAGAAGCTGGCGGCCGACTGTGGCTTTGAAGTTGTCAAGGTGATTGCCGAACAGGCGAGCGGCTATGAAGCCGACCGCGACGGCGTGTTGGAGCTGTTGTCGCTTTGCGAAGAACATCAAGTTGATGCTTTGCTCATTCAAGATGAAACGCGGCTCGGGCGCGGCCACGCGCGCATGGCGGTGCTGCATTGCCTGAAAAAGAGGGGCGTGAAAATTTACAGCGCCAGCCATCGCGGGGAGATGCCGCTGTCAGAGGCCGATGAAATGGTGCTGTCGATCATCGCCATTGTCGAAGAGTATCAGCGGAAAATACATAACGCCAAAATTCGCCGCGGCATGCGGCGGGCTGTCGAGCGCGGCTACCGGCCGGACCGGAACTTGACGCGGCGCGGCGAGAACGCCGGGCGCGACCGGGTCGAGCTGCCGGTTGAAGAAATCGTCCGCCTGCGCGGGCACGGCTTAACGTTTGCGGAGATCGCCGCCACGCTCCGAAGCTTCGGTTACGAGGCGTCCAAAGCGACCGTCCATCGCCGCTACCAAGAATATATGGACGGGCAGCAGGAGCGGCATTGA
- the ynzC gene encoding Uncharacterized protein conserved in bacteria, with the protein MLAKHKLARINELAKKAKTAGLSAEETLEQAKLRREYIQAFRKAMTDMLHTVTVIDPNGHDVTPQKLKESQRRRLH; encoded by the coding sequence ATGCTTGCCAAACATAAATTGGCCCGCATTAATGAACTGGCGAAAAAAGCGAAAACGGCCGGCTTGTCGGCCGAGGAGACGCTGGAACAGGCGAAGCTGCGCCGGGAATACATTCAAGCGTTTCGCAAGGCGATGACCGATATGCTTCATACGGTGACGGTCATCGACCCAAACGGCCACGACGTGACGCCGCAAAAATTGAAGGAAAGTCAGCGGCGGCGCCTCCATTAA
- the tkt gene encoding Transketolase — translation MAHSIEELAITTIRTLSIDAIEKAKSGHPGMPMGAAPMAYTLWTKFMNHNPANPNWFNRDRFVLSAGHGSMLLYSLLHLSGYDVTMDDLKQFRQWGSKTPGHPEYGHTPGVEATTGPLGQGIAMAVGMAMAERHLAATYNRDGFEIINHYTYAICGDGDLMEGVASEAASLAGHLKLGRLIVLYDSNDISLDGELNLSFSENVAQRFQAYGWQYLRVEDGNNIEEIAKALEEARADLDRPTLIEVKTTIGYGAPNKAGTSGVHGAPLGAQEAKLTKEAYRWTFAEDFYVPEEVYAHFRETVQEAGARKEAEWNERFAAYERAHPELAAQLKQAIEGKLPDGWETSLPVYEAGKSLATRSSSGEVINAIAKAVPQLFGGSADLASSNKTLIKGGGNFLPDSYEGRNIWFGVREFAMGAALNGMALHGGLKVFGGTFFVFSDYLRPAIRLAALMGLPVIYVLTHDSIAVGEDGPTHEPIEHLASLRAMPNLSVIRPADANETAAAWRLALESTDKPTALVLTRQDVPTLPTTAQLAYEGVKKGAYVVSPAKNGAPEALLLATGSEVGLAVKAQEALAADGIHVSVISMPSWDRFEAQPKSYRDEVLPPAVTKRLAIEMGASLGWERYVGADGDILAIDRFGASAPGEKIMAEYGFTVDNVVRRVKALLGK, via the coding sequence ATGGCGCATTCGATCGAAGAATTAGCGATTACCACCATTCGAACGCTGTCGATTGACGCGATCGAAAAAGCGAAATCCGGGCACCCGGGCATGCCGATGGGCGCGGCCCCGATGGCGTATACGCTCTGGACGAAATTTATGAACCATAATCCAGCGAATCCCAACTGGTTTAACCGCGACCGGTTTGTTTTGTCCGCTGGGCACGGGTCGATGCTGCTTTACAGCCTGCTTCATCTAAGCGGCTACGATGTCACGATGGACGACTTGAAACAGTTCCGCCAATGGGGGAGCAAAACGCCGGGGCATCCGGAATACGGCCATACGCCAGGGGTGGAGGCAACGACCGGCCCGCTCGGCCAAGGGATCGCGATGGCGGTCGGCATGGCGATGGCGGAACGGCATTTGGCTGCTACATACAACCGCGACGGGTTTGAGATCATCAATCATTATACGTACGCCATTTGCGGCGACGGCGATTTGATGGAAGGAGTGGCGAGCGAAGCGGCGTCACTCGCCGGCCACTTGAAGCTCGGCCGCTTGATCGTTCTGTATGATTCGAACGACATTTCCCTTGACGGGGAGCTCAACCTGTCGTTCTCGGAAAACGTCGCCCAACGTTTCCAAGCGTACGGCTGGCAATATTTGCGCGTTGAGGACGGCAACAATATTGAAGAAATCGCCAAAGCGCTCGAGGAGGCGCGGGCGGACCTTGACCGGCCGACGCTCATCGAAGTGAAAACGACGATTGGCTACGGCGCGCCAAATAAAGCGGGCACGTCCGGCGTCCACGGCGCTCCGCTCGGCGCCCAAGAGGCGAAGCTGACGAAGGAAGCGTACCGCTGGACGTTTGCTGAAGATTTTTATGTACCGGAAGAAGTATATGCCCATTTCCGAGAAACGGTGCAAGAAGCCGGAGCGAGAAAAGAAGCGGAGTGGAATGAGCGCTTCGCTGCTTACGAGCGGGCGCATCCGGAATTGGCCGCCCAGCTGAAGCAGGCGATCGAAGGCAAGCTTCCGGACGGCTGGGAAACATCGCTGCCGGTGTATGAAGCGGGCAAAAGCTTGGCGACCCGCTCGTCATCCGGGGAAGTGATCAACGCCATTGCCAAAGCGGTGCCGCAGCTGTTCGGCGGTTCGGCTGACCTAGCAAGCTCGAACAAAACGCTTATCAAAGGCGGCGGCAACTTCTTGCCGGACAGCTATGAAGGGCGCAACATTTGGTTTGGCGTGCGCGAGTTTGCCATGGGCGCGGCGTTAAACGGCATGGCGCTTCATGGCGGGTTGAAAGTGTTCGGAGGCACGTTCTTCGTGTTCTCTGACTATTTGCGTCCGGCGATTCGGCTGGCGGCGCTCATGGGCTTGCCGGTCATCTACGTCTTGACGCACGACAGCATCGCCGTCGGCGAAGACGGGCCGACGCACGAGCCGATCGAACATCTCGCTTCACTTCGGGCGATGCCGAACTTGTCAGTCATCCGGCCGGCTGACGCAAACGAAACGGCGGCCGCCTGGCGGCTGGCGCTCGAGTCGACGGACAAGCCGACCGCACTCGTCTTGACGCGTCAAGATGTGCCGACATTGCCGACAACCGCTCAGTTGGCGTATGAAGGCGTGAAAAAAGGCGCGTACGTCGTCTCTCCAGCGAAAAACGGCGCTCCGGAGGCGCTGTTGTTGGCGACTGGCTCGGAAGTTGGTTTAGCCGTCAAAGCGCAAGAAGCGCTCGCCGCCGATGGCATCCATGTCTCCGTCATCAGCATGCCATCGTGGGACCGCTTCGAAGCGCAGCCCAAATCGTACCGCGATGAAGTGCTTCCGCCGGCCGTGACGAAGCGGCTTGCCATTGAAATGGGCGCCTCGCTCGGCTGGGAGCGCTACGTCGGCGCGGATGGCGACATTTTGGCCATCGACCGGTTCGGCGCTTCTGCTCCAGGAGAGAAAATTATGGCGGAATATGGATTTACCGTTGACAACGTCGTCCGCCGCGTGAAAGCATTGCTCGGCAAGTAA
- the sirA gene encoding Sporulation inhibitor of replication protein sirA, translated as MVRYWIYLLNDDVASHYRHRAEKIVELLREHQYAKAPLKAICRKQVEFITERLSFSRLELGLKQYFAGRVGKNLERNMFVLQNDAGEEALLVVQKRRLLLVADSAPLAADIGRALARLSPTFLAVDADFVDYYWLSAPRQGRKFA; from the coding sequence ATGGTCCGCTATTGGATTTATTTGTTAAATGACGATGTGGCGTCGCATTACCGCCATCGGGCAGAAAAAATTGTCGAACTGCTTCGTGAGCATCAATACGCGAAAGCGCCGCTGAAGGCGATTTGCCGCAAGCAAGTCGAATTTATCACCGAACGGCTGTCATTTTCGCGCCTGGAACTTGGCTTAAAGCAATATTTTGCCGGCCGCGTCGGCAAAAATTTGGAGCGCAATATGTTTGTTTTGCAAAACGACGCCGGCGAGGAAGCGTTGCTTGTCGTGCAAAAGCGCCGCTTGCTTCTTGTCGCTGACAGCGCGCCGCTTGCCGCGGACATCGGGCGGGCGCTCGCTCGGCTTTCGCCGACGTTTTTGGCGGTCGACGCCGATTTTGTCGATTACTACTGGCTGTCTGCGCCTCGGCAAGGAAGAAAATTTGCGTAA
- the yheI_1 gene encoding Probable multidrug resistance ABC transporter ATP-binding/permease protein YheI yields MRVFRDLFWFFRQEKKAYITGIFVLVIVAFLETVPPKVIGLLVDHMKNGTMTKEVLIRWIAVLAAVAAALYGLRYAWRIFIFGSAVKLARQLRNELYQHFTNMSPSFYQRKRIGDLMAHATNDLQAIQQTAGSGILTLVDSVTLGGFVLATMAISISWKLTLISLLPLPVMAWATSRYGAMLHERFLTAQAAFSSLNDKVQESVNGIRVIKAFGYEEHDVEAFRRQSEDVVAKNVAVAKIDALFDPTIGLLVGLSFFLAVAFGSQMVLAGELTIGELVSFTTYLGLLIWPMLAFGWLFNIVERGRASYDRVRALLAEQDEINERPDALHIAPQGDIEYDVRQFAYPGEAKPALRGIRFQLKRGATLGVVGKTGAGKTTLLRLLLREFDGYDGEIRFGGRDIRDYTLFALRSAIGYVPQDHFLFSASIRDNIAFAKPEAREDEVVRAARLADIHEDILQFPDGYETVIGERGVSLSGGQKQRLSIARALLIDPEVLIFDDALSAVDAKTEARILAALKQERRGKTTIIAAHRLSAVEHADWILVLDGGRIVQAGTHEQLMTEDGWYRDMHRRQQLEALAE; encoded by the coding sequence ATGCGCGTGTTTCGCGATTTGTTTTGGTTTTTCCGTCAAGAAAAGAAGGCGTATATCACCGGCATTTTCGTGCTTGTCATCGTGGCGTTTTTGGAGACAGTCCCGCCGAAAGTGATCGGCTTGTTGGTCGATCATATGAAAAACGGCACGATGACAAAAGAAGTGCTCATCCGCTGGATCGCCGTCCTCGCCGCCGTTGCGGCGGCGCTTTACGGGCTCCGCTACGCTTGGCGCATTTTCATTTTCGGTTCGGCGGTCAAGCTTGCCCGCCAGCTGCGCAACGAGCTGTATCAGCATTTTACGAACATGTCGCCTTCGTTTTACCAACGGAAGCGGATCGGGGATTTAATGGCCCATGCGACCAACGATTTGCAGGCGATTCAACAAACGGCCGGAAGCGGCATTTTGACGCTCGTCGACTCGGTGACGCTCGGCGGGTTTGTCCTGGCGACGATGGCGATATCGATCAGCTGGAAGCTGACGTTGATCAGCCTGCTGCCGCTGCCGGTGATGGCATGGGCGACAAGCCGGTATGGGGCGATGCTGCATGAACGGTTTTTAACGGCGCAAGCGGCGTTTTCGTCGCTGAACGACAAGGTGCAGGAAAGCGTCAACGGCATCCGCGTCATCAAGGCGTTCGGCTATGAGGAACACGATGTCGAGGCGTTTCGCCGTCAATCGGAAGACGTCGTGGCGAAAAACGTTGCCGTCGCCAAAATTGACGCCTTGTTTGATCCGACGATCGGGCTGCTTGTTGGGCTGTCATTTTTTCTCGCTGTGGCGTTTGGCAGCCAAATGGTTTTGGCGGGCGAATTGACGATCGGCGAGCTTGTGTCGTTTACGACCTACCTTGGCCTGCTTATTTGGCCGATGTTGGCGTTCGGCTGGCTGTTTAACATTGTTGAGCGAGGGCGTGCTTCGTACGACCGGGTGCGGGCGCTGTTGGCTGAACAAGATGAAATCAACGAACGTCCGGATGCCCTTCACATCGCTCCGCAAGGCGACATTGAGTATGATGTTCGTCAATTTGCCTATCCGGGGGAGGCGAAGCCGGCGCTTCGGGGCATTCGTTTTCAGCTCAAGCGTGGGGCGACGCTTGGCGTCGTCGGCAAAACGGGGGCGGGAAAAACGACGTTGCTTCGCCTGCTGCTGCGCGAGTTTGACGGCTATGACGGCGAGATTCGCTTCGGCGGCCGCGACATCCGCGATTATACGCTTTTCGCGCTCCGTTCGGCGATCGGCTACGTGCCGCAAGACCATTTCTTGTTTTCTGCCTCCATCCGCGACAACATCGCCTTTGCCAAGCCGGAAGCCAGAGAGGACGAGGTCGTCCGGGCGGCGCGGCTGGCCGACATCCATGAGGACATTTTGCAGTTTCCCGACGGGTATGAGACAGTCATCGGCGAGCGCGGCGTTTCCCTATCCGGCGGGCAAAAACAGCGGCTGTCCATCGCCCGGGCGCTTCTCATTGACCCAGAAGTGCTCATTTTTGATGACGCGTTGTCGGCTGTGGATGCGAAGACCGAGGCGCGGATTTTAGCGGCGCTCAAACAGGAGCGGCGCGGAAAAACGACGATCATCGCCGCTCATCGTTTAAGCGCGGTTGAGCATGCCGATTGGATTCTCGTCCTTGACGGGGGGCGAATTGTGCAGGCCGGAACGCACGAGCAGCTGATGACAGAAGACGGCTGGTATCGTGACATGCACCGACGCCAGCAGCTTGAGGCGCTTGCGGAGTAA